A genomic region of Oncorhynchus mykiss isolate Arlee chromosome 16, USDA_OmykA_1.1, whole genome shotgun sequence contains the following coding sequences:
- the LOC110492770 gene encoding PRA1 family protein 2: protein MEKMDVQPPPIRTLDDFVLSSAQFAVPDIRNLERWNNRIINNLLYYQSNYFVSFLTILGIVGYFQPFNLFLGATVVTLIFMGFVWAAENQAPIRRFRRNHPSLALGAILGASYLFLTVLGGVAVFLFGIAFPILLILIHASVRLRSLKNKLENKLESIGLKRTPMGLLLESLGQEQEAGS from the exons ATGGAAAAAATGGACGTGCAGCCGCCGCCTATCCGAACCTTAGATGATTTTGTTTTGAGCTCGGCTCAGTTCGCCGTGCCAGATATTCGTAATCTGGAGAGATGGAACAATCGGATCATAAACAACTTGCTGTATTACCAGTCCAACTATTTCGTCTCGTTTTTGACCATCCTGGGAATAGTAGG TTATTTCCAGCCCTTCAACCTCTTCTTGGGGGCCACAGTTGTGACATTAATATTCATGGGGTTTGTATGGGCAGCAGAGAACCAGGCCCCCATCAGACGGTTCCGCCGGAACCACCCGTCCCTGGCCCTGGGTGCCATTCTGGGGGCCAGCTACCTCTTCCTCACAGTGCTTGGGGGAGTAGCCGTCTTCCTCTTCGGCATAGCCTTCCCCATCTTAT TGATATTGATCCACGCCTCTGTTAGACTGCGGAGCCTCAAGAACAAGTTGGAGAACAAGCTGGAGAGCATTGGTTTGAAGAGAACACCTATGGGGCTCCTATTGGAGTCACTAGGACAGGAACAGGAAGCTGGATcttag
- the LOC110492773 gene encoding mitochondrial import inner membrane translocase subunit Tim17-B has product MEEYVREPCPWRIVDDCGGAFTMGAIGGGVFQSVKGFRNAPVGFRHRLKGSANAVRLRAPQIGGSFAVWGGLFSTIDCGLVRIRGKEDPWNSITSGAMTGAVLAARSGPLAMVGSAMMGGILLALIEGFGILLTRYTAQQFQNSSPFVDDPSQLPRKDAGQQQTGSQ; this is encoded by the exons ATGGAAGAATATGTCCGTGAACCTTG TCCCTGGAGAATAGTAGATGACTGTGGTGGTGCGTTCACCATGGGGGCCATCGGCGGAGGGGTGTTCCAGTCAGTCAAGGGCTTTCGGAATGCTCCTGTG GGCTTTCGGCACAGACTAAAAGGTAGCGCCAATGCTGTGAGATTAAGAGCTCCACAGATCGGCG GTAGCTTTGCTGTGTGGGGTGGACTCTTCTCTACAATCGACTGTGGCCTGGTCCGTATTCGAGGGAAAGAGGACCCCTGGAACTCTATAACTAGTGGGGCGATGACTGGGGCAGTCCTGGCTGCACGCA GTGGGCCTTTGGCTATGGTGGGGTCGGCCATGATGGGGGGCATCCTGTTGGCCTTGATCGAGGGCTTTGGCATCCTTCTCACCAGATACACCGCACAGCAGTTTCAGAACT CGAGTCCCTTTGTGGATGACCCCAGCCAGCTTCCTCGTAAGGATGCCGGCCAACAACAGACTGGGTCCCAGTAG